A genomic stretch from Anaerolinea thermophila UNI-1 includes:
- the gcvPA gene encoding aminomethyl-transferring glycine dehydrogenase subunit GcvPA → MFVPNADPDREAMLKTIGVERIEDLFTDVPEGYRFPKLNLPEALSEMEAYAHLSELAQANSSVRDLTCFLGAGAYHHYIPAVVDAIIQRGEFLTAYTPYQPEVSQGTLQAIFEYQSLMALLTGMEVCNASHYDGATAAAEAVIMAYHHFRGKRTKVLVSHALHPQYRATIRTYMQGYTQLTITGDECTDCDPLAGPEVLLRAIDTNTALVIVQYPDFLGRIYDYTELANTAHQAGALFAIAVNPIALGLLKPPGEFGADIVIGEGQPLGIPLSFGGPYLGIFATRKEFVRKIAGRLVGETVDQDGKRAYVLTLTAREQHIRREKATSNICSNQGLMALASTVYLSLLGKQGLRQVAELCYQKAHYAADLISQIPGYTVCSNAPFFHEFVVCCPKPVSEINQALLEYGILGGFDLSTDYPGLKNAMLIAVTEMNTREEIETLRDVLEDISHE, encoded by the coding sequence ATGTTCGTACCCAATGCTGATCCTGATCGCGAAGCCATGCTCAAAACAATTGGGGTGGAGCGCATTGAGGACCTGTTTACTGACGTTCCAGAGGGATATCGTTTTCCTAAGCTAAACCTCCCAGAGGCATTATCCGAGATGGAAGCGTATGCCCATCTCTCAGAATTGGCACAGGCTAATTCTTCTGTGCGCGACCTTACCTGCTTCCTGGGTGCTGGCGCTTATCATCACTATATCCCTGCTGTCGTTGACGCCATTATTCAGAGAGGGGAATTCCTCACCGCCTATACCCCCTATCAGCCTGAAGTGTCTCAGGGAACCTTACAGGCAATATTTGAATACCAAAGTCTGATGGCACTGCTGACCGGGATGGAAGTATGTAACGCATCCCATTATGATGGGGCAACGGCTGCCGCAGAAGCAGTGATCATGGCTTATCATCACTTCAGAGGAAAGCGTACAAAAGTCCTGGTATCTCATGCCCTCCACCCTCAATACCGGGCGACTATTCGCACCTACATGCAGGGGTATACTCAATTGACCATCACAGGCGATGAGTGCACCGACTGTGATCCTCTTGCAGGTCCGGAAGTATTGCTGAGAGCGATTGATACCAACACCGCCCTGGTCATCGTTCAATACCCGGATTTTCTCGGGAGAATTTACGATTATACCGAACTGGCAAATACTGCACATCAAGCAGGGGCTCTATTTGCTATAGCGGTCAATCCCATAGCCTTGGGGTTGCTCAAACCGCCCGGTGAATTTGGCGCAGATATCGTCATTGGGGAAGGTCAACCGTTAGGAATTCCTCTTTCATTTGGGGGACCCTATCTGGGTATATTTGCCACCCGAAAAGAATTTGTGAGAAAAATCGCCGGACGCCTGGTTGGCGAAACAGTGGATCAAGACGGAAAACGCGCTTACGTGTTGACCCTCACAGCACGCGAACAGCATATCCGACGTGAGAAAGCCACCTCAAATATTTGTTCTAACCAGGGATTGATGGCGCTGGCTTCGACAGTTTACCTCAGCCTGTTAGGCAAACAGGGGCTTCGCCAGGTGGCAGAACTGTGCTATCAGAAAGCACACTATGCAGCAGACCTGATCAGCCAGATTCCAGGATACACCGTTTGTTCGAATGCCCCCTTCTTCCACGAATTCGTTGTATGTTGTCCCAAACCGGTCAGCGAGATTAATCAGGCGTTGTTAGAATACGGTATTCTTGGAGGATTCGACCTTTCTACAGACTATCCAGGGCTTAAAAACGCTATGCTCATTGCCGTTACAGAAATGAATACTCGCGAAGAAATTGAAACCTTGCGGGACGTGTTGGAGGATATCAGCCATGAGTGA
- the secF gene encoding protein translocase subunit SecF, with product MLNILGKRYLFFAISLAMIIPGLIVMAIFGLPLSIDFKGGSLLEVEFASKTLPAPAEVVALYNDLGITDAQVTTTGNNTLLVRSSFIDDDVRAKVVQEMNSRFNDTVTVLRFDSVGPTIGKEVAGRATLAVSIAALAVIIYITWAFRGVHNAFRYGVCAIIAMIHDVLVVISLVSIGGVLFGWQVDALFLTALLSVIGFSVQDKVVVFDRIRENSQIYRKLDFEKLANHSIVQTLQRSINTQLMTVEYMLLAIALFGGITLREFAIILLVGLFMGTYSSIFIAAPSLVIWESGEWRNWFKRGAKPASA from the coding sequence ATGCTTAATATCCTTGGAAAACGATACCTGTTCTTTGCAATTTCCCTTGCCATGATCATCCCTGGATTGATTGTGATGGCAATTTTTGGCTTACCTCTGTCCATAGATTTCAAAGGAGGATCGCTCCTTGAAGTTGAATTTGCCTCAAAAACACTCCCAGCCCCAGCAGAGGTGGTCGCGCTCTACAACGATTTAGGGATTACGGATGCTCAGGTAACTACCACAGGAAATAATACCCTGCTGGTACGCTCCTCTTTCATCGACGATGACGTACGCGCAAAAGTTGTACAGGAGATGAACTCCCGTTTCAATGACACAGTTACCGTCCTGCGGTTTGATAGCGTAGGCCCAACTATCGGAAAAGAAGTTGCCGGACGTGCAACCCTGGCAGTTTCCATTGCAGCACTGGCAGTCATTATCTACATCACCTGGGCGTTCCGGGGTGTCCATAATGCCTTCCGATATGGTGTTTGCGCCATCATCGCAATGATTCACGATGTATTGGTGGTGATCAGTCTCGTTTCTATCGGCGGCGTCCTCTTCGGATGGCAAGTAGATGCTCTTTTCCTGACAGCCTTGCTCTCAGTCATTGGCTTCTCGGTTCAGGATAAAGTTGTAGTGTTCGATCGTATTCGTGAAAACTCACAAATCTACCGGAAACTGGATTTTGAAAAACTGGCGAATCATTCCATCGTACAAACCCTGCAACGCTCCATTAACACCCAGTTGATGACGGTGGAGTACATGTTGCTGGCAATCGCTCTGTTTGGTGGTATTACCCTGCGCGAATTTGCCATCATTCTACTGGTAGGTTTGTTCATGGGGACCTACTCTTCCATCTTCATTGCCGCTCCGTCGCTGGTCATTTGGGAATCTGGGGAATGGCGTAACTGGTTCAAACGAGGCGCCAAACCCGCGTCGGCGTAA
- a CDS encoding leucyl aminopeptidase — protein MKSPTHPNIPFQITIAPDKTLAELEVSLIFAPDSPKLGEPATAGESLFLQDHGKSRLVVSLGKQEKINQETYRKVGGSIGKWLINHPVQSVELSVSWLYEENNLDSLYALLEGILLGGYQFQRYKQNNEPEKVISVFLRTDSMSVKDLVERLNIVTRAVYLARDWAHEPANVINPVTLAEWTETLAEENGLTCTILDDQTLSKIGAEGILSVGKGSHTPPRMIILEYRGGLSDTSPLILIGKAITFDTGGYSLKDTTNIQGMKYDKCGGIAVIATILATALLKLPINVVGIVGAAENMISSTAYRPDDILKTLSGKTVEIISTDAEGRLVLADALTYAQTHYTPRAIIDLATLTGGVIVALGRVFGGVMGNNPSLIQNLIESGEASGERLWQLPLDEEYLQALKGDDADLKNSGGREGHAILGGMFLKQFVDDSIPWAHLDIAGVANTPKDLPYSPKGPTGFGVRLLIEFLKKFST, from the coding sequence ATGAAATCCCCTACTCACCCCAACATTCCCTTTCAAATTACCATAGCGCCTGATAAAACTCTCGCAGAATTGGAAGTCTCCCTAATATTTGCCCCCGATTCGCCTAAATTAGGCGAACCTGCCACTGCAGGAGAATCCCTTTTTCTTCAAGACCATGGCAAAAGTCGGTTGGTTGTCTCGCTGGGGAAGCAAGAAAAAATCAACCAGGAAACCTATCGAAAAGTGGGTGGTTCAATTGGGAAGTGGCTTATCAACCATCCTGTACAATCAGTAGAGCTCAGTGTCTCTTGGCTATACGAAGAAAACAACCTTGATTCACTTTATGCGCTTCTGGAAGGAATCCTCCTGGGAGGGTATCAATTTCAGCGCTACAAACAAAATAACGAACCCGAAAAAGTAATTTCAGTCTTTCTCAGGACAGATTCCATGTCCGTTAAGGATCTCGTTGAACGCCTGAACATCGTGACCAGAGCCGTGTATCTTGCAAGAGATTGGGCTCATGAACCAGCCAATGTCATTAACCCGGTCACCCTGGCTGAGTGGACAGAAACCCTTGCAGAGGAAAACGGGTTGACCTGCACAATCCTCGATGATCAAACCTTAAGCAAAATAGGCGCAGAAGGAATATTATCCGTTGGGAAGGGCAGCCACACTCCACCACGAATGATTATTCTGGAATATCGGGGAGGGTTATCAGACACGTCTCCTTTGATCCTGATTGGTAAAGCAATTACTTTTGATACAGGCGGATACTCTTTGAAGGATACTACGAACATTCAGGGAATGAAATACGATAAATGCGGTGGTATCGCCGTGATCGCCACTATACTGGCAACCGCTCTTCTTAAACTCCCCATCAACGTTGTGGGTATTGTAGGAGCAGCCGAAAACATGATCTCATCCACCGCCTATCGTCCGGATGACATACTCAAAACCCTGTCCGGAAAAACTGTGGAAATTATCAGTACGGACGCAGAAGGGCGTCTTGTTCTGGCAGATGCTCTAACATACGCTCAAACACATTATACCCCCAGAGCCATCATCGATTTGGCCACCCTAACAGGGGGAGTTATTGTAGCCCTGGGGCGCGTGTTTGGAGGAGTTATGGGGAATAACCCAAGCCTAATCCAGAATTTAATTGAATCAGGTGAAGCAAGCGGGGAACGCCTGTGGCAGTTACCCCTGGATGAGGAATATCTGCAAGCACTCAAAGGCGACGATGCCGATTTGAAAAACTCTGGCGGAAGAGAAGGGCACGCCATTTTAGGCGGAATGTTCCTTAAGCAGTTCGTGGATGACAGCATCCCATGGGCGCACCTGGATATTGCAGGGGTAGCAAATACTCCTAAGGATTTACCCTATTCCCCCAAGGGTCCAACCGGGTTTGGCGTGCGTTTATTAATCGAGTTTCTCAAGAAATTTTCAACCTGA
- the gcvH gene encoding glycine cleavage system protein GcvH, translated as MNIPAELKYATTDEWVKVEGDVATIGITDYAQDSLSDVVFFEAIVSVGDTIKAKQQIATVESVKAAADINSPVSGEVIAINEALADSPELVNKDPYGTAWMIKVKMSNPSELDNLMDAAGYESYCSGREH; from the coding sequence ATGAACATCCCTGCTGAATTAAAATACGCTACGACCGATGAGTGGGTCAAGGTTGAAGGAGATGTAGCCACTATTGGCATCACCGACTACGCCCAGGACTCTTTGTCTGATGTGGTATTTTTTGAAGCAATTGTCTCGGTGGGAGATACAATCAAAGCAAAACAACAAATCGCTACTGTGGAATCGGTTAAAGCCGCTGCAGACATCAACAGTCCTGTATCTGGAGAGGTGATTGCCATCAACGAGGCGCTGGCTGACTCCCCCGAATTGGTTAACAAAGACCCCTACGGCACTGCCTGGATGATCAAAGTCAAAATGAGCAACCCATCTGAACTGGACAATTTGATGGATGCCGCTGGATATGAATCCTACTGTTCAGGAAGGGAGCACTAA
- a CDS encoding pilus assembly protein has protein sequence MLIAQKERGQGLLEYALIIILVAVIVLVVLALLGPAVGQMFSNVVQKI, from the coding sequence ATGCTTATCGCCCAAAAGGAGCGCGGGCAGGGGCTATTAGAGTATGCTCTAATCATTATTCTTGTGGCAGTCATTGTTTTAGTTGTTCTTGCACTCTTAGGCCCTGCCGTTGGGCAAATGTTCAGCAATGTTGTGCAAAAGATATAA
- the gcvPB gene encoding aminomethyl-transferring glycine dehydrogenase subunit GcvPB, whose translation MSEPTIFELSSPGRTGVTFPQADVPSTPLPDTLIRENLPLPELSEVDVVRHFTRLSRMNYCIDYGIYPLGSCTMKYNPRINEATARFPGFAYTHPLQPEETIQGNLYLMYHLQEWLKEIAGFSAVSLQPAAGAHGELTGILMIRAYHQHRGDTKRTRVLIPDSAHGTNPATSAMSGFEVVPVPTDKNGNVDLEILRSLLDDTIAGIMLTNPNTLGLFEQNILEVTKLVHQVGGLVYGDGANLNALLGIARPGDLGIDVMHFNLHKTFSTPHGGGGPGAGPVGASERLKDFLPGPIVEIVEEGNEDYPPLYGFREPKYSIGRVKSFYGHFGIMIRAYTYIAMHGPEGLRKVAENAVINANYLQARLRGTYKIPYDRICMHEFVVEGKWADAPEIIALDISKRLMDYDFHPPTNYFPLIVHDALMIEPTETESKQTLDAFADALIKIAEEAHTQPELLKSAPHNTPVRRVDEVKAAKDLVLCCWLPEEQQ comes from the coding sequence ATGAGTGAGCCAACAATTTTTGAACTTTCCAGCCCCGGTCGAACAGGAGTAACCTTCCCGCAAGCAGACGTACCCTCTACCCCACTGCCTGATACGCTCATCCGGGAAAATCTCCCTCTTCCCGAACTCTCGGAAGTAGATGTGGTGCGTCACTTCACCCGTCTCTCGCGCATGAACTATTGCATTGATTATGGAATTTATCCACTCGGTTCATGTACGATGAAATACAACCCCAGGATCAATGAAGCCACAGCACGCTTTCCAGGTTTTGCCTATACGCATCCTCTGCAACCTGAGGAAACTATTCAGGGGAATTTATACCTGATGTACCATCTGCAGGAATGGCTCAAAGAAATTGCCGGTTTCAGTGCGGTAAGCCTGCAACCTGCGGCAGGGGCTCATGGGGAATTGACGGGAATCTTAATGATACGTGCTTATCATCAACACCGGGGAGATACCAAACGTACCCGTGTTCTCATTCCGGATAGCGCCCACGGAACCAATCCAGCCACTTCTGCGATGAGTGGGTTTGAAGTGGTCCCCGTGCCTACAGATAAAAATGGGAACGTAGATCTTGAGATTTTGCGGTCTTTGCTCGATGACACCATTGCGGGGATCATGCTTACCAATCCTAACACCCTGGGCTTGTTCGAGCAGAATATCCTTGAAGTGACCAAATTGGTACACCAGGTGGGAGGGCTGGTATATGGAGATGGTGCCAACCTGAATGCTCTGCTGGGCATTGCTCGCCCAGGTGATTTAGGAATTGATGTCATGCACTTCAATCTGCACAAAACCTTCTCCACTCCCCATGGTGGCGGGGGACCCGGAGCAGGTCCTGTAGGGGCTTCCGAGCGATTAAAGGACTTTTTGCCTGGTCCCATTGTGGAAATTGTTGAGGAAGGGAATGAGGATTACCCTCCCTTATATGGCTTCAGGGAACCCAAATATTCTATCGGAAGGGTTAAGTCCTTCTACGGGCATTTTGGCATCATGATTCGAGCCTATACCTATATCGCCATGCATGGTCCCGAGGGGCTACGCAAGGTTGCTGAAAATGCGGTGATTAACGCCAATTATTTGCAAGCCCGTCTGCGTGGCACCTACAAGATCCCTTATGACCGGATTTGCATGCATGAGTTCGTGGTGGAAGGCAAATGGGCAGATGCTCCAGAAATCATTGCTCTGGACATCAGCAAGCGTTTGATGGATTACGATTTCCACCCACCAACCAATTATTTCCCGCTGATCGTGCATGATGCTTTGATGATTGAGCCCACCGAAACAGAAAGTAAACAAACACTGGATGCTTTTGCCGATGCTCTCATCAAAATTGCCGAAGAAGCCCACACCCAGCCGGAATTGCTCAAATCTGCCCCCCACAACACCCCGGTCCGGCGGGTGGATGAAGTAAAGGCGGCAAAGGATCTGGTCCTCTGTTGCTGGTTACCTGAGGAACAGCAATAA
- the secD gene encoding protein translocase subunit SecD produces MKRYYFTLALIVLLLGLTIWFNVPGHPQIKIGNFERSMDLIQGLDLQGGVQVLLEADLPAETPIDPQALEDARTILENRTNALGVSENLFQVAGERRIVAEFPGLSDPEKVLAVIKETGLLEFVDLQDNPENLQEGNLILTDFGQTSTSTQPTETTTAPATEGQESLASTTVYHTIMTGKDLKSVVVSRNPNTGEVVIDFTLSDEGAKIFDEYTSNNIGKILAIVLDKKIISAPRVQGRIPSGQGQITGNFTLETANNLAIQMRYGALPIPFKVVESRVIGPTLGRDSLQKSLLAGYIGFTIVILFMGIYYRLPGVMADLSLIVYALITLTLFRFIPVTLTLPGIAGFLLSTGSALDANILIFERLKEELRAGRTFSQALDLAWKRALPSIRDSNIATLITVVILFIFGSQFGATIVKGFAFTLGVGIFVSLFCAMVVTRTFMYILVDRMKPQAKHLKWFGILD; encoded by the coding sequence ATGAAGCGTTACTATTTCACTCTGGCTCTAATTGTCCTCCTGCTTGGACTGACCATTTGGTTCAATGTCCCGGGACATCCACAAATCAAAATAGGGAATTTCGAACGTAGCATGGACCTGATCCAGGGGCTGGATCTGCAAGGGGGCGTACAAGTGTTATTGGAAGCCGATCTACCCGCAGAAACTCCCATTGATCCCCAAGCCCTTGAAGATGCCCGTACGATTCTGGAGAATCGTACTAACGCCTTAGGAGTGAGCGAAAACCTCTTCCAGGTTGCTGGCGAACGCCGGATTGTCGCAGAATTTCCTGGATTGAGCGATCCTGAAAAAGTGTTGGCGGTTATTAAGGAAACCGGCTTGCTGGAATTTGTGGATTTGCAAGACAATCCTGAAAATTTACAGGAAGGAAATCTCATTTTGACCGACTTTGGTCAAACCAGCACTTCCACACAACCGACTGAAACCACCACCGCTCCTGCCACCGAAGGGCAAGAGTCTCTGGCTTCTACAACGGTGTATCACACTATCATGACTGGAAAAGACCTTAAGAGTGTGGTGGTCTCTCGTAATCCGAATACGGGCGAAGTTGTCATTGACTTCACGCTCTCTGACGAAGGCGCAAAAATTTTTGATGAATATACCAGCAATAACATTGGTAAGATTCTGGCTATCGTCCTAGACAAGAAAATTATCTCTGCCCCGCGCGTTCAAGGTCGCATCCCCAGTGGGCAGGGACAGATCACCGGGAATTTCACCCTTGAAACAGCCAACAACCTTGCCATTCAAATGCGCTATGGCGCACTCCCCATTCCGTTCAAGGTTGTGGAAAGCCGAGTGATTGGGCCTACCCTTGGGCGAGATTCTTTGCAGAAGAGCCTTCTGGCGGGGTACATTGGTTTTACCATCGTCATTTTGTTCATGGGAATTTATTACCGCCTACCCGGAGTAATGGCTGATCTTTCGCTCATCGTTTATGCACTGATTACGTTGACCTTGTTCCGCTTTATCCCGGTCACACTGACACTGCCTGGCATTGCAGGTTTCTTGCTCAGTACAGGAAGCGCACTGGACGCAAACATCCTGATTTTTGAGCGTTTGAAAGAAGAACTGCGAGCAGGGAGGACGTTCTCTCAAGCCCTTGATCTGGCATGGAAACGCGCTCTGCCTTCTATTCGCGACTCAAACATTGCCACACTCATCACTGTTGTAATCCTCTTCATCTTCGGTTCACAGTTTGGGGCTACAATCGTCAAAGGATTTGCCTTCACTTTGGGAGTCGGTATTTTCGTCTCCCTGTTTTGCGCAATGGTAGTCACCCGAACGTTTATGTATATCCTGGTTGATCGCATGAAACCTCAAGCCAAACATCTTAAGTGGTTTGGTATTCTTGACTGA
- a CDS encoding metallophosphoesterase has translation MLNLDNIQDFTRRKHFPGTLNNEFDRILRRFDDIEKISSSLFSVILFLLATFVTYPNYVQTLILFAFFIADWLLLLLLPVKKISFGPAKPPALILAILRIPFALLPFPLWLASQFLGTLLVIYGFWIEPQRLRVTYQKLETEKFPKNFSLRVLHLGDLHLERITQREKILNEWIQRLQPDIILFSGDFLNLSYNEDPVAIQQVREILKEWNAPLGTFAVTGSEAVDLENVVPLILDGIPIRWLKNETVIVEKDSTPFAISGITCSHRPFQDEPILQKLSENLPNVFSILLYHSPDLAPNAARYSFDLMLAGHTHGGQVCFPLIGPLFTASLYGRRFQSGRYQIRDLVLYITRGIGLEGKAAPRVRFLCPPEIILWEIQGITNQSTNETPSMEKNS, from the coding sequence GTGCTTAATTTGGACAATATCCAGGACTTCACCAGGCGAAAACACTTCCCCGGCACGTTGAATAATGAATTTGATCGCATCCTCAGACGTTTTGATGACATTGAGAAGATCTCCTCTTCTCTGTTCAGCGTCATTCTTTTTCTACTGGCTACATTTGTCACTTATCCAAACTATGTTCAAACATTAATTCTTTTTGCTTTCTTTATTGCAGACTGGTTACTTCTCCTGCTTTTGCCTGTAAAAAAAATCTCATTTGGACCGGCAAAGCCACCTGCTCTGATCCTAGCCATCCTGCGAATTCCTTTCGCCTTACTCCCGTTCCCCTTATGGTTGGCCTCTCAATTTCTTGGAACCCTTTTGGTTATCTATGGATTCTGGATTGAACCGCAACGATTAAGAGTGACCTATCAGAAACTGGAAACTGAAAAGTTCCCCAAAAACTTCTCATTGCGTGTCCTTCATTTAGGAGATCTTCATCTGGAGCGAATCACACAGAGGGAGAAAATCTTGAATGAATGGATTCAGCGCCTTCAACCAGATATCATCCTTTTTTCAGGGGACTTTCTAAATCTCTCCTATAATGAGGACCCGGTAGCCATTCAACAGGTAAGAGAGATTCTGAAAGAATGGAATGCTCCGTTAGGTACTTTTGCGGTGACAGGGTCTGAAGCCGTTGACCTGGAAAATGTCGTGCCGTTGATCCTGGATGGAATACCCATCCGGTGGCTGAAAAATGAAACCGTAATAGTAGAGAAAGATTCAACCCCCTTTGCAATTTCTGGAATTACCTGCAGCCACCGCCCATTCCAGGATGAACCAATTTTACAGAAACTTTCTGAAAACCTCCCGAATGTTTTTTCAATCCTTCTTTACCACTCTCCAGATTTAGCCCCCAATGCGGCTCGGTATTCCTTCGATTTGATGCTAGCAGGTCACACCCATGGAGGACAGGTCTGCTTTCCATTAATTGGCCCCTTATTTACCGCTTCACTTTATGGTAGGAGATTCCAATCCGGGCGGTACCAGATTCGAGACCTTGTTCTGTATATCACCCGGGGTATTGGATTAGAAGGAAAAGCAGCACCTCGCGTGCGTTTCCTGTGTCCCCCTGAAATAATTTTATGGGAAATCCAAGGAATAACCAATCAATCAACCAATGAAACCCCATCTATGGAGAAGAATTCATGA